From the genome of Aquila chrysaetos chrysaetos chromosome 12, bAquChr1.4, whole genome shotgun sequence, one region includes:
- the LOC115349294 gene encoding la-related protein 6-like encodes MSSRSSGVALGLGSQPGCSTLLPVQRNSFPALQLLSPRSRSFALLSQEDFKSFSGSFCAASDVLGADLLDRDYCVPDPQLVRRIVSQVEYYLSDENLAKDAFLLKHVQKNKMGFVSIKLLTSFKKVKYLTRDWRLTLYALQFSELLEVNEEGTKVRRRVPIPESLLSIPPSKLLLAWELLPPEQDVLPPLQKNFLETITRMFSPFGAIASIRILRPGRKLPSDVRKYTSRFPELLSKCCALVEYESLESARSAFEDLGRQSRLGGESIRVVRLCGKGSKKKPGVERKAAEKPADQPGWKTQAVAATFPYGLGDSLLCSSPESKGSQALSPLLLRKEPSAPSWPGSDFKPDDFGNAFTGSLLTGNVFPPLGTGLGTADRYDLRSGPESARGCGWGSGAGAWAPWPSSPSLDAKPLAGNVPAAKRVPEPLGLRDGLLRLPHGPDGTKGFCGSFGRGELVLRR; translated from the exons ATGTCATCGCGTAGCTCTGGGGTGGCCTTGGGGCTCGGTTCCCAGCCCGGCTGCAGCACACTTCTGCCTGTGCAAAGAAATTCCTTCCCGGCGCTGCAACTCCTTTCGCCACGGAGCCGCTCGTTTGCCCTGCTCAGCCAGGAGGACTTCAAGAGCTTCAGTGG GAGCTTCTGCGCTGCGAGCGATGTTTTGGGGGCTGATCTCTTGGACCGCGACTACTGCGTCCCCGACCCGCAGCTGGTCAGGAGGATTGTGTCCCAGGTGGAATACTACCTCTCTGATGAGAATCTGGCCAAGGATGCTTTCCTCCTGAAACACGTCCAGAAGAACAAGATGGGTTTCGTCAGCATCAAACTGCTGACGTCCTTCAAGAAG GTGAAATACCTGACGCGTGACTGGCGGCTGACGCTCTACGCGCTGCAGTTctcggagctgctggaggtgaaCGAGGAGGGTACCAAAGTGAGGCGACGGGTCCCCATCCCCGAGTCCCTGCTGAGCATCCCCCCCAGCAAACTGCTGCtggcctgggagctgctgcccccGGAGCAGGACGTGCTGCCGCCGCTCCAGAAGAATTTCCTGGAGACCATCACGAGGATGTTCAGCCCCTTCGGCGCCATCGCCTCCATCCGCATCCTGCGGCCGGGCCGCAAGCTGCCCTCGGATGTGCGGAAATACACGTCTCGCTTCCCGGAGCTGCTGAGCAAGTGCTGCGCGCTGGTGGAGTACGAGAGCCTGGAGAGCGCCCGCAGCGCCTTTGAGGACCTCGGCCGCCAGAGCCGCCTGGGCGGCGAGAGCATCAGGGTGGTCCGGCTCTGCGGGAAGGGCTCCAAGAAGAAACCCGGGGTCGAGAGGAAGGCGGCAGAGAAGCCGGCGGACCAGCCGGGTTGGAAAACGCAAGCGGTGGCCGCGACCTTCCCGTACGGCCTCGGGgactccctgctctgcagctccccgGAGTCGAAAGGTTCCCAGGCGTTGTCACCCCTCCTCCTGCGCAAGGAGCCCTCGGCACCCTCCTGGCCCGGCAGCGACTTCAAGCCCGACGATTTCGGCAACGCCTTCACCGGATCGCTCCTCACCGGGAATGTCTTCCCTCCGCTCGGGACAGGCTTGGGCACGGCCGACCGCTACGACCTCCGCTCCGGCCCCGAGAGCGCCCGTGGCTGCggctgggggagcggggcgggtGCCTGGGCGCCCTGGCCCAGCAGCCCCTCTCTAGATGCCAAACCTCTTGCCGGCAACGTCCCGGCAGCGAAACGGGTGCCCGAGCCCCTCGGCCTGCGGGATGGGCTGCTTCGCCTGCCCCACGGCCCCGATGGCACCAAGGGCTTTTGCGGCAGctttgggagaggagagctCGTCCTCCGGCGCTGA
- the DUS3L gene encoding tRNA-dihydrouridine(47) synthase [NAD(P)(+)]-like, translating into MAAAAAGVAPVRARFLASKEQFHAYLRAGGQPGGQAGNRGEEEEEEVKEKKEEVGSCQSEPPAKRVRLEDLGQDGESQEDAGAEKEPAERKRARGQNKNRPCMKPNHYEQSRLCPSVSQGCAEKCYFGPRCRFLHDIGEYMAAKPADLGRSCVLFETFGKCIYGVTCRFAQAHLGDGYQNIVNTDLAKQWEGKSLVRNNLSKDLQHQLRKRKFSFKKADEYLRALAKPHGDGGKGGKATGRSKEEQEVSNCTTPQEGLGDSPECPVLPEQGEDPKTDALQSPGLTSGEEASSIKTVGPVTDEDIIKLRSCEKKKLEIQGKLYLAPLTTCGNLPFRRICKRFGADVTCGEMAVCTNLLQGQSSEWALLKRHHTEDIFGVQLEGAFPDTMTKCAELLNQTIEVDFVDINVGCPIDLVYKKGGGCALMTRSNKFEQIVRGMNSVLDVPLTVKIRTGVQEKINVAHKIIPKIREWGASMVTLHGRSREQRYTRGADWDYIAECAKIASPMPLFGNGDILSYEDANRAMQMGVSGIMIARGALIKPWLFTEIKEQRHWDISSSERFDILKDFTNYGLEHWGSDTQGVEKTRKFLLEWLSFLCRYIPVGLLEHLPQKINERPPYYMGRDYLETLMASQNVDDWIKISELLLGPVPTSFTFLPKHKANSYR; encoded by the exons ATGGCGGCCGCGGCCGCAGGGGTGGCGCCGGTCCGCGCCCG GTTTCTCGCCTCCAAGGAGCAGTTCCATGCCTACCTGCGGGCCGGGGGCCAGCCCGGCGGCCAGGCGGGCAACaggggtgaggaagaggaggaggaggtcaaggagaagaaggaggaggtcGGCAGCTGCCAGAGCGAGCCCCCCGCCAAACGGGTGAGGTTGGAGGACCTCGGTCAGGATGGGGAAAGCCAAGaggatgctggagcagagaaggagcCTGCGGAGCGGAAGCGGGCCCGGGGGCAGAACAAGAACAGGCCGTGTATGAAACCCAACCACTACGagcagagcaggctgtgccCGTCGGTATCGCAG GGGTGTGCAGAGAAGTGCTACTTTGGCCCGCGGTGCCGCTTCCTTCACGATATCGGCGAGTACATGGCCGCAAAGCCAGCTGACCTGGGCCGCAGCTGCGTGCTCTTTGAAACCTTCGGCAAGTGCATTTACGGCGTCACCTGCCGCTTTGCCCAGGCCCACCTCGGGGACGGCTACCAGAACATCGTCAACACGGACCTGGCCAAGCAGTGGGAAGGGAAGTCGCTGGTGAGGAACAACCTTTCCAAGGACCTCCAGCACCAGCTGCGCAAGAGGAAGTTTAGCTTCAAGAAGGCTGACGAGTACCTCCGTGCTCTGGCCAAGCCCCACGGCGATGGTGGGAAGGGAGGCAAAGCCACGGGGCGCTCTAAAGAGGAGCAAGAGGTGTCCAACTGCACAACACCCCAGGAGGGTCTGGGAGACAGCCCCGAATGTCCTGTCCTACCTGAGCAGGGAGAAGATCCCAAAACAGACGCCTTGCAGAGTCCCGGCCTCACAAGTGGTGAGGAGGCTTCCTCCATCAAAACAGTGGGCCCGGTGACAGACGAAGACATTATAAAGCTGCGGTCATGTGAGAAGAAGAAG ctggaaatCCAAGGCAAGCTCTACTTGGCTCCACTGACCACG TGTGGTAACCTCCCTTTCCGAAGGATATGCAAACGCTTCGGGGCAGATGTCACCTGTGGGGAGATGGCTGTGTGCACAAACCTGCTTCAGGGCCAGTCCTCTGAGTGGGCTCTCCTCAAACGGCATCatactgaagatatttttggGGTGCAG CTGGAGGGAGCGTTTCCAGACACAATGACCAAATGTGCCGAGCTCCTGAACCAGACAATTGAAGTGGACTTTGTAGACATCAATGTTGGGTGTCCCATTGACCTGGTCTACAAGAAG GGAGGAGGCTGTGCTCTGATGACTCGATCCAACAAGTTTGAACAGATTGTCCGAGGGATGAACTCG GTGCTGGATGTCCCGCTGACTGTGAAGATACGGACGGGGGTGCAAGAAAAGATTAATGTGGCTCATAAAATAATCCCCAAGATCCGGGAGTGGGGAGCGTCCATGGTCACG CTTCATGGCCGATCCAGGGAACAGCGGTACACGAGGGGTGCTGACTGGGACTACATAGCAGAATGTGCTAAAATAGCAAGCCCCATGCCTCTTTTTG GAAATGGTGATATTTTGTCTTACGAAGATGCTAATCGAGCCATGCAGATGGGCGTTTCGGGAATTATGATTGCAAG aGGGGCACTCATCAAACCGTGgcttttcactgaaatcaaggAACAGAGACACTGGGATATCTCCTCCAGCGAGAGATTTGATATCCTCAAAGACTTCACCAACTATGGCCTTGAGCACTGGGGGTCAGATACTCAGGGAGTGGAGAAGACCAGGAAGTTCCTGCTGGAATGGCTCTCATTCCTGTGCAG GTATATTCCAGTTGGCTTACTAGAACATCTACCTCAGAAAATTAACGAGCGGCCGCCTTACTACATGGGGAGAGACTATCTGGAGACGCTGATGGCGAGCCAAAACGTGGACGATTGGATTAAAATAAG TGAGCTGCTTCTGGGACCTGTACCTACCAGCTTCACCTTCCTGCCTAAACACAAGGCAAATTCCTACAGATAG